From one Rhodamnia argentea isolate NSW1041297 chromosome 1, ASM2092103v1, whole genome shotgun sequence genomic stretch:
- the LOC115743400 gene encoding protein WVD2-like 3, with amino-acid sequence MRTEVIDTCTVKEPDHVAVGSNDSIHQNEETMEMKEYEVKECTAEDSMSSSELGLEEKHEDGKTMVTKHRGTGLHDEKAKSEAQRKKDNGKSSVPAKHGTKCNRTQCTVPQPFSLATEKRANGIRQSGAESDGPKAAVKYINGNSVKAPDNDTKCNQTPPSLSRKPLQPDNKKNPDEEDSCSIASVTSGLAHVKSQMTMASAPLLRCTERAEKRREFYSKLEEKHQAIEAEKTQSKARTKEESEAAIKQLRKSMMFKATPMPRFYHEGPPPKVELKKVPPTRAKSPKLGRRNSHGNSYSSTRRDLVKTSSLQGNRRSLSHSELGNTSSVTLDSFHNSEDDLTQVMVREKSTSPRTNGLGTGDQSKE; translated from the exons ATGAGAACCGAAGTAATTGATACATGCACAGTTAAAGAGCCAGATCATGTTGCTGTAGGTTCAAATGACTCGATCCATCAAAATGAGGAAACAATGGAGATGAAAGAATATGAGGTCAAGGAATGCACTGCTGAAGACTCCATGTCATCATCTGAACTTGGCCTTGAAGAAAAACATGAGGATGGCAAGACTATGGTGACAAAACACCGTGGGACTGGCTTGCATGATGAGAAGGCCAAATCGGAAGCTCAGAGGAAAAAGGACAACGGCAAGTCATCAGTGCCGGCAAAGCACGGGACGAAATGCAATCGAACGCAGTGTACTGTCCCACAACCATTTTCCTTGGCAACTGAAAAGCGTGCTAATGGCATTCGCCAGAGTGGGGCTGAATCAGATGGGCCGAAAGCTGCTGTTAAGTACATAAATGGGAACTCAGTGAAAGCACCAGATAATGACACGAAATGTAATCAG ACACCACCTTCATTATCGAGGAAGCCCCTGCAACCAGATAATAAGAAAAATCCCGATGAGGAAGATTCGTGTTCCATTGCTTCTGT CACTTCTGGATTGGCTCATGTCAAGTCCCAAATGACCATGGCATCAGCTCCCCTGTTAAGATGCACTGAACGTgcagaaaaaaggagagag TTTTACTCCAAGTTGGAAGAGAAACACCAAGCAATTGAGGCAGAGAAAACCCAGTCCAAGGCAAGGACCAAG GAAGAGAGTGAAGCAGCTATTAAGCAACTGAGAAAGAGTATGATGTTCAAGGCGACCCCAATGCCGAGGTTCTACCACGAGGGGCCTCCTCCAAAAGTCGAACTCAAGAAG GTGCCACCAACCCGTGCAAAATCACCAAAACTGGGTCGAAGGAATAGTCATGGAAATTCATATAGTTCTACTCGAAGAGATCTGGTGAAAACAAGTTCTCTTCAGGGAAATCGTCGAAGCTTGAGCCATTCCGAACTAGGCAACACTTCCAGTGTCACTCTTGATAGTTTTCACAACTCAGAGGATGATCTCACACAAGTTATGGTAAGAGAAAAGTCCACTTCCCCGCGGACGAATGGACTTGGGACTGGAGATCAATCTAAAGAGTGA